A window of the Brassica napus cultivar Da-Ae chromosome A2, Da-Ae, whole genome shotgun sequence genome harbors these coding sequences:
- the LOC125584535 gene encoding uncharacterized protein LOC125584535 has product MDEFQAALLEHGLDEQTIDALPAVSEEELKEMMAGYEEDDQLQEAGEQTNGAEEKNKDTMEQAQKQGTRKRLFKSSVIVAGSTKMRNAVALVSPRKRAAARMGTRKGDTNKELESKETKQEFEFAQKFQGHFGFDNLVTVDPVGRSGGLALYYNNEYQVNVLYSSNRMIDVEAVALGKTVYMTFVYGDPVQDLREQVWERLTRYGISRSEPWNYGLLEFPVKGNKLSLQGRRGKGKGAVTVRCRLDRALANEEWHTLFPCSYTEYLGLVASDHRPVVAYLEDKVIRRKGQFRFDKRWVGQEGLMESITRGWSDNNEGTRTGIVEQISNCRREIAKWRKNNPPYGKEKIADLQKALEEVQTDDSRSQEDIMEVSRKLQEAYKDEEEYWHQKSRNMWYSSGDLNTKFYHALTKQRRARNMIVGLHDGEGNWITEDNGIERVAVEYF; this is encoded by the exons ATGGATGAGTTTCAAGCAGCGCTTTTGGAGCATGGCTTAGATGAGCAGACGATAGATGCTCTCCCGGCAGTTTCTGAGGAGGAATTGAAGGAGATGATGGCGGGCTATGAGGAGGATGATCAACTTCAGGAGGCAGGAGAGCAGACTAATGGTGCAGAAGAGAAGAATAAGGACACTATGGAGCAGGCACAGAAGCAGGGGACTCGTAAAAGGCTGTTCAAGTCATCAGTCATTGTTGCAGGAAGCACAAAGATGAGGAATGCAGTTGCGCTTGTATCCCCTCGCAAACGTGCAGCAGCCAGGATGGGGACTCGTAAAGGGGATACAAATAAGGAATTGGAGAGTAAGG agACAAAGCAAGAATTTGAGTTTGCTCAGAAATTTCAAGGTCATTTTGGATTTGATAATTTGGTCACAGTGGATCCTGTGGGAAGAAGTGGTGGATTAGCACTTTATTACAATAATGAGTATCAGGTTAATGTGTTATATTCAAGTAATCGCATGATAGATGTGGAAGCAGTGGCTCTTGGGAAAACGGTATATATGACGTTTGTGTATGGAGATCCAGTCCAAGATTTACGAGAACAAGTGTGGGAACGTTTAACTAGATATGGGATTTCGAGATCAGAgccttg gAATTATGGTTTACTGGAGTTCCCAGTCAAAGGAAATAAGTTGTCCTTGCAAGGCAGAAGGGGTAAGGGTAAAGGGGCAGTCACGGTTAGATGTCGGTTGGATCGTGCATTAGCGAATGAAGAATGGCATACGCTATTCCCATGTTCTTATACAGAATATTTAGGCCTGGTGGCATCGGATCATCGTCCAGTAGTGGCTTATTTGGAAGATAAAGTTATTAGGAGGAAAGGGCAGTTTAGATTTGATAAGAGATGGGTTGGACAAGAAGGTCTTATGGAATCAATTACAAGGGGTTGGTCCGATAATAATGAAGGAACAAGAACTGGTATAGTGGAACAAATTAGTAACTGCCGCCGGGAGATAGCCAAAtggaggaaaaataatcctccTTATGGGAAGGAAAAGATAGCGGACTTGCAAAAAGCGCTTGAAGAGGTACAAACAGATGATTCTAGATCTCAGGAGGATATTATGGAGGTATCTAGGAAATTGCAAGAGGCATATAAGGATGAGGAAGAGTATTGGCACCAGAAAAGTAGaaatatgtggtattcatctgGAGATCTTAATACAAAATTCTACCATGCTTTAACTAAGCAACGAAGGGCTCGTAATATGATAGTGGGGCTACATGATGGGGAGGGAAACTGGATTACAGAGGACAATGGAATAGAGAGAGTGGCGGTggaatatttttaa
- the LOC125588364 gene encoding putative nuclease HARBI1 has product MGDEVDRRLDAAVNEAFDEYFEDTYNSIVENRTDKKKKRAYVERNREAGHNRLWNDYFSENPSFPENLFRRRFRMNRQVFMRIINTLSANVPFFQQRRDAVGRLGLSTLQKCTAAIRMLAYGCAADAVDEYLRLGESTALSCLTHFTDAVILLFGEEYLRRPNPEDLQRLLDIGEIRGFPGMIGSIDCMHWEWKNCPTAWKGQYTRGSGKPTLVLEAVASQDLWIWHAYFGSPGTLNDINVLDRSPVFDDIYEGRAPRVTYMVNGHQYDLAYYLTDGIYPKWSTFIQSITLPQGPKAELFAKVQEATRKDVERAFGVLQARFAIVKKPALSLDKGKIGNIMRACIILHNMIVENERGGYTLYDTSEFEEGESSRSSHVEHINNMPTHFGNMLGLRNHVRDRRTHQALKNDLIENIWNKFGDNEDV; this is encoded by the coding sequence ATGGGAGATGAAGTCGACCGAAGACTCGATGCGGCTGTCAACGAGGCTTTTGATGAATATTTTGAAGATACATACAACAGCATCGTGGAGAATCGAACAGATAAAAAGAAGAAACGTGCATATGTCGAAAGAAACCGCGAGGCGGGCCACAACCGGCTATGGAATGACTATTTTAGTGAAAATCCGTCATTTCCGGAAAATCTATTCAGACGTCGTTTTCGCATGAACAGGCAAGTATTCATGCGTATTATCAACACCCTCTCAGCAAATGTTCCATTCTTTCAGCAACGGAGGGATGCGGTCGGACGGTTGGGTCTATCTACACTACAAAAGTGTACGGCGGCTATTCGTATGCTTGCTTATGGATGTGCGGCTGACGCCGTCGACGAGTATCTCCGACTCGGTGAAAGCACCGCTCTTTCATGTTTAACCCATTTCACAGATGCAGTCATTCTATTATTTGGAGAAGAATACCTACGGAGACCCAATCCTGAGGATCTTCAACGTTtgctcgatattggagagatcCGCGGCTTTCCGGGGATgattggaagcatcgactgtatgcattgggaatggaaaaattgcccaaccgcttggaaaggacaatACACCCGTGGATCAGGAAAGCCGACACTTGTTTTGGAGGCTGTAGcgtcacaagatctttggatatggcacgcttATTTCGGttctccaggtaccttaaacgatattaacgtcCTTGATCGATCACCTGTATTTGATGACATTTATGAAGGTCGAGCTCCAAGGGTAACGTACATGGTCAACGGACACCAATATGATTTGGCGTACTACCTCACGgacggtatatatccaaaatggtcaacatttatccaatctatcacactccctcaaggtcctaaagcagagttatttgctaaagttcaagaagctacccgaaaagatgtggagcgtgcttttggtgtattgcaagctcgatttgcaaTAGTGAAAAAACCGGCGCTGTCGTTGGACAAGGGAAAAATAGGGAATATTAtgcgagcatgtatcatactgcataatatgattgtcgaaaATGAACGGGGTGGATACACTCTGTACGATACatctgaatttgaagaaggagaatcgAGCAGAAGTTCACATGTTGAGCATATTAACAACATGCCTACCCATTTCGGTAATATGCTTGGTCTACGGAATCATGTTCGAGATAGGCGTACACACCAAGcattgaaaaatgatttaatcgaaaatatttggaacaagtTTGGTGATAATGAAgatgtataa
- the LOC106441760 gene encoding B3 domain-containing protein REM7-like → MTSGDQEILISLDHDSQGFTIARAGDNVAIAFQETDAYQMAIPHEPHFFKPLLPGFHSGVTIPLAFFSKHIEGKMNQKTWKLRSDASDQTWEVILEGRTLTGGWKDFTTAHDLQIGDLVIFKHEGDMVFHVTPFGPSCCEIQYTHPHIIKEEADSGDADDNEIRGTVAMSSFSYDFCFLAEVTASNLKADKLYLPKRATSSTALNKQCQEMILVNKEGNSWTASLRFSKSGGMYYITRGWGKFCRDNRCDIGDLFVFNLVGDGKTTPLLCVCPESKECSELLSKHLSRKRGDIASSSRVN, encoded by the exons ATGACATCGGGAGATCAAGAAATCTTGATTTCTCTGGATCATGACTCTCAGGGTTTCACCATTGCAAGAGCTGGAGATAACGTAGCAATAGCGTTCCAAGAAACTGATGCATATCAA ATGGCGATTCCACATGAACCTCATTTCTTTAAGCCTCTGCTTCCTGGTTTCCACAGTGGCGTC ACAATACCACTTGCCTTCTTCTCAAAGCACATAGAAGGGAAGATGAACCAGAAAACATGGAAACTAAGATCAGACGCTTCAGATCAAACTTGGGAAGTGATACTAGAAGGCAGGACACTCACCGGAGGTTGGAAAGATTTCACCACAGCACATGACCTTCAAATCGGTGACCTTGTGATCTTCAAACACGAAGGAGACATGGTGTTTCATGTGACTCCTTTTGGTCCTAGCTGTTGTGAGATTCAGTATACACATCCTCACATCATCAAGGAAGAAGCCGACTCCGGTGATGCTGATGACAATGAGATTA GAGGAACAGTGGCaatgtcttctttctcatacgACTTCTGTTTTTTGGCTGAGGTCACTGCTTCAAATCTAAAAGCAGACAAACTT TATCTTCCTAAGCGAGCTACTAGTTCTACTGCTTTGAACAAACAATGCCAAGAGATGATACTAGTGAACAAAGAGGGAAACTCATGGACTGCGAGTTTGCGATTTAGCAAATCAGGCGGCATGTATTACATCACAAGGGGCTGGGGAAAGTTCTGTCGTGATAACAGATGCGACATAGGAGACTTATTTGTCTTCAATCTGGTTGGAGATGGGAAAACTACTCCCTTGTTGTGTGTATGCCCGGAAAGTAAAGAGTGTTCTGAACTACTGAGCAAACACTTGAGCAGAAAGCGTG GTGATATTGCTTCAAGCTCACGGGTGAATTAG